In Amia ocellicauda isolate fAmiCal2 chromosome 16, fAmiCal2.hap1, whole genome shotgun sequence, the following proteins share a genomic window:
- the actr3 gene encoding actin-related protein 3 codes for MAGRLPACVVDCGTGYTKLGYAGNTEPQFIVPSCIAIKESAKVGDQAQRRMMKGVDDLDFFIGDEAIDKPTYATKWPIRHGIVEDWDLMERFMEQVIFKYLRAEPEDHYFLLTEPPLNTPENREYTAEIMFESFNVPGLYIAVQAVLALAASWTSRQVGERTLTGTVIDSGDGVTHVIPVAEGYVIGSCIKHIPIAGRDITYFTQQLLREREVGIPPEQSLETAKAVKERFSYVCPDLVKEFSKYDTDGSKWIKQYTGINAISKKEFTIDVGYERFLGPEIFFHPEFANPDFTQPISEVVDEVIQNCPIDVRRPLYKNIVLSGGSTMFRDFGRRLQRDLKRTVDARLKLSEELSGGKLKPKPIDVQVITHHMQRYAVWFGGSMLASTPEFYQVCHTKKDYEEIGPSICRHNPVFGVMS; via the exons ATGGCAGGACGGTTGCCGGCGTGTGTCGTGGACTGTGGCACCGG GTATACAAAACTTGGATATGCTGGGAATACAGAGCCTCAGTTCATTGTTCCATCAT GTATTGCCATCAAGGAGTCGGCGAAAGTCGGGGACCAGGCACAGCGGAGGATGATGAAGGGTGTGGACGACCTGGACTTCTTCATTGGCGATGAAGCAATCGACAAACCGACATACGCAACGAAG TGGCCGATTCGCCATGGTATCGTGGAAGACTGGGATTTGATGGAGAGGTTTATGGAGCAGGTGATCTTCAAGTATCTGCGGGCAGAGCCAGAGGACCATTACTTCCTCCTG ACGGAGCCTCCGTTAAATACCCCTGAAAACAGAGAATACACGGCAGAAATCATGTTTGAGTCATTCAACGTCCCAGGCCTGTATATCGCCGTTCAG GCTGTTCTTGCCTTAGCTGCTTCTTGGACATCCAGACAAGTAGGAGAGCGAACGCTGACGGGGACAGTAATAGACAGCGGAGACGGCGTCACTCACGTCATCCCTGTT GCTGAAGGGTACGTGATCGGCAGCTGTATAAAGCACATTCCCATTGCTGGGCGGGACATCACATACTTCACCCAGCAGCTCCTGAGAGAGCGGGAGGTGGGCATCCCCCCCGAGCAGTCGCTGGAGACTGCCAAGGCAGTAAAG GAGCGGTTCAGCTACGTCTGCCCCGATTTAGTAAAAGAGTTCAGCAAGTACGACACAGACGGTTCGAAGTGGATCAAGCAGTACACCGGGATCAACGCGATCAGCAAGAAAGAGTTCACCATCGATGTCGGCTACGAGCGGTTCCTCGGACCCGAGATTTTCTTCCATCCCGAG TTTGCCAACCCTGACTTCACCCAGCCCATCTCCGAGGTCGTCGATGAAGTCATTCAGAACTGCCCCATCGATGTGAGACGCCCGCTTTACAAG AACATCGTCCTCTCCGGCGGCTCCACCATGTTCAGGGACTTTGGACGGCGCCTGCAGCGGGACTTGAAGAGGACCGTAGACGCCCGGCTGAAGCTCAGCGAAGAACTCAGTGGGGGGAAACTAAAG CCAAAACCCATTGACGTACAAGTCATCACTCATCACATGCAGAGATATGCGGTCTGGTTCGGTGGCTCCATGTTGGCTTCGACT ccgGAGTTCTACCAAGTGTGCCACACCAAGAAAGATTACGAGGAGATCGGGCCCAGCATCTGCCGTCACAACCCCGTGTTCGGAGTCATGTCTTAA